GACAGGACCACGTAACGCGCACGGATAACCCTTCCGCCTGAAAGTATAACTCCTTTGCACGCTCCGCCCTCAACAAGCAGGCCTTGGACTTCAGTCTCGATCAGGAAATCCACACCTTTATCAACAAGGTCCTTTTTGAAGCGCCCTATGACTGCAGGAGCGTTGTCCGAACCTATATGCCGTTGTTTGATCTCTATAAACCGGGCTCCGACCGAAGCGGCCCTGCGTTTTAGCTCCTCTATTTCCGGGCCTTCGGTAAGGAGAGCTTCTCGAGGCGCTCCGAATTTTAGGAAAACTTTATCAACCCTGTCCACCAGTTCCCAGGCTTCGGTCTGGTCTCCGGTAAGGGCTGCAAGGTCTCCTCCGATGTCAGGTCGCAGGTTCAGGGTCCCATCAGAAAATGTCCCGCATCCCCCAACTCCGCACATGATCTCACATGGAGTGCAGTGCATGCAGTAGCCCCGGTTTTTCATGGAGCAGAGGCGTTTGTCAATGTCCCTGCCCATATCAATAACAAGAATTTTCAGCTTCCCGGCTGCAAGCTCGTAAGCTGAAAACATCCCAGCAGGCCCTGCCCCTATAATTACGACATCATATACAGAGCCTACATTTTCTATCTCAACAGCCTGGTTTTCGTCACCCATAGGCCACTCTCCTAAAATTTTCAACGTTAATCCCGGAATAACATGTGAATTTCTTTAAGCCCATTAATATGAACTTCTTGATGACCTTCGGTAAATTCCCATAGTTCCTGGTATATTATTATATTCCCTGCTTGTATTTACACTCAACTCCAGGCTACACCTACCTCCGCTGAATAGGGTCTCGAGTTTCTTCGGAAAAGTTACTTTCTTCAAACATTCCCATGATTCAGGACAGTATTTACTCTGAGACCCTCCCATTGGCAGGCATTGTGTTCATTTTTTCTGGATTACCTGTATGATTACCTGTACGACTACCTGTACTATTCTCAACCTGCACTTTTCGGTTCTTATACTGTTTTGGATAACTTATGCTACTCTGGTAAGCGGCAGTTTTTGGGATAACCTCCATTTTTCTTGAGAACCTTTAACCGGTGCTTCAGGAAACTATACCAAGCAGTAATAACAAAACTACAAGCCTTACAATTATACTTAGTGTCGTAGAATACACAACAATCTGTACTCCAAGGCGTGTCCCGAAAATAGCTACTTTTTTTGGGAGCTGGCTGCGGATGGCAAAAACCGGGAGCATGAACATACTGCCAAGCATAAGCACGATCATTGCCTGCACATTTGTTATCTCTCCTGAATGGAGCATGGGACCAAGAAGTGAAATTCCGAGTATAGGGCTCGCAACGTAACTTGTCAGGGGGACAATTGTCTCCGGAGGGATTTCAAAAAGCTCGGCAAGAGGAAGTACACTGAATATCTCGAAAGCTCCGTGATCCTGAAGGACAAAGATGACGGTGGTTGCCAGGAGGTAAATTCCTGCAATCTTCAGGAAAACCTTGAACTCTTTTTTTAATGCACGCTTTAATGCGGTCTTCAGAGCCACTTTTTCCGTGTTCCGGGTCTCTGGGGCTTTGCAGGAGTTGCCTTTAAGAAAAAGCTTGCTTGCAACCGCAATTACCAGGATCTTGAACACTGCAGTGATTACAAATACAAGAGAGTAAAAACCCCCTACCACAAGCCCGAGTGCAGGCAGCACGATGGGGATCTGGTAGGTGAAGAGCTCCCGAAAATAGGCAGGGGTTGCGTTCATCATTGAACAGAGCACGACCTCCTTTTCATTAATGCAGTTTTCCTTTTTTGCCTGAAAAAGCATACTGTTTGAAGCAACAGCAGATCCTATTGCCACAACGAAGGTTGAAGCACAGGTTTCTGG
The Methanosarcina sp. WWM596 DNA segment above includes these coding regions:
- a CDS encoding nucleoside recognition domain-containing protein; this translates as MIELFLSVLDFALPILVMIFVGLVGTSVLVELGLMQKISKFVSPIFAYTNLPETCASTFVVAIGSAVASNSMLFQAKKENCINEKEVVLCSMMNATPAYFRELFTYQIPIVLPALGLVVGGFYSLVFVITAVFKILVIAVASKLFLKGNSCKAPETRNTEKVALKTALKRALKKEFKVFLKIAGIYLLATTVIFVLQDHGAFEIFSVLPLAELFEIPPETIVPLTSYVASPILGISLLGPMLHSGEITNVQAMIVLMLGSMFMLPVFAIRSQLPKKVAIFGTRLGVQIVVYSTTLSIIVRLVVLLLLLGIVS